A single region of the Gracilibacillus caseinilyticus genome encodes:
- a CDS encoding YflJ family protein → MHVGSKGWYVEQLKQKGVRHIEGRKIEKYKAHVLANLLEEKEQ, encoded by the coding sequence ATGCATGTAGGTAGCAAAGGCTGGTATGTAGAACAGTTGAAACAAAAAGGCGTACGCCATATTGAAGGAAGAAAAATCGAAAAATATAAAGCACATGTTCTGGCAAATCTTTTAGAAGAAAAAGAACAATAG
- the mreBH gene encoding rod-share determining protein MreBH: MFSNTEIGIDLGTANILIYTKNKGIILNEPSVVAVDTTTNQVVAVGNEAKNMIGKTPRNIVPIRPLKDGVIADFDMTTQMLKAFLKKVSKRAGVSMRKPSVVVCTPSGSTAVERRAIDNAVKSFGAKEVHLIEEPVAAAIGADLPVSEPQASMIVDIGGGTSEVGIISFGGVVASRSVRVGGDHMDEEIIQYVKRQYNVLIGESSAEKIKIEIGNAIPSHTEEQMEVRGRDLVTGLPKVIMISSKEVHMAINEVLESLLHAITETLESCPPELSGDIVDQGITITGGGALLKGMQGWLSNEVHVPVHLAPNPLESVAVGTGRSLKMIQKLQKAAK, translated from the coding sequence ATGTTTTCAAATACAGAAATTGGAATTGATTTAGGTACTGCGAATATTCTTATATATACAAAAAATAAAGGAATTATTTTGAACGAGCCATCCGTTGTTGCGGTTGATACGACAACGAATCAAGTAGTCGCTGTCGGTAATGAAGCGAAGAATATGATAGGTAAAACGCCACGAAATATCGTACCGATCCGTCCGTTGAAAGATGGTGTCATTGCAGACTTTGATATGACGACTCAAATGTTAAAGGCATTCCTGAAAAAAGTAAGCAAAAGGGCTGGTGTATCCATGCGTAAGCCAAGTGTTGTCGTTTGTACCCCTTCAGGCAGTACAGCTGTCGAACGAAGAGCAATTGATAATGCGGTCAAAAGCTTCGGTGCTAAAGAAGTACATTTAATCGAGGAGCCGGTTGCTGCAGCGATTGGCGCTGATCTACCTGTTTCCGAACCACAGGCAAGTATGATCGTCGATATCGGCGGTGGTACAAGTGAAGTAGGTATTATATCCTTTGGCGGTGTCGTTGCCAGTCGTTCTGTACGTGTTGGCGGTGATCATATGGATGAAGAAATCATTCAATATGTTAAACGTCAATACAACGTCCTGATCGGGGAAAGTTCGGCAGAAAAAATCAAGATTGAAATCGGTAATGCTATTCCATCTCATACCGAAGAGCAAATGGAAGTCAGAGGTCGTGATCTCGTGACAGGTTTACCGAAAGTGATTATGATTTCCTCAAAAGAAGTACACATGGCGATTAATGAAGTACTGGAATCCTTATTACATGCGATAACAGAGACACTTGAAAGCTGTCCGCCAGAACTAAGTGGTGACATTGTCGATCAAGGGATTACGATTACAGGTGGCGGAGCATTGCTCAAAGGCATGCAAGGCTGGTTATCTAATGAAGTACACGTACCCGTCCACCTTGCACCAAATCCACTGGAATCTGTTGCTGTTGGGACAGGCCGGTCATTAAAAATGATTCAAAAACTACAAAAAGCGGCAAAATAA
- a CDS encoding DUF2164 domain-containing protein, with product MHAFTLTKEQRDQMVIAIQEYYIREKQEEIGNIEAGFLLDFFMEKIAPTFYNQGIRDAHQFVSEKVEDLFELEKMG from the coding sequence ATGCATGCATTTACATTAACAAAAGAACAAAGAGATCAAATGGTAATCGCAATTCAAGAATATTATATACGCGAAAAACAGGAAGAAATCGGTAATATTGAGGCTGGTTTTCTTCTTGACTTTTTCATGGAAAAAATCGCACCTACCTTTTACAATCAAGGCATCCGTGATGCGCATCAATTTGTTAGTGAGAAGGTAGAAGATTTGTTCGAATTAGAGAAGATGGGCTAA
- a CDS encoding TIGR01457 family HAD-type hydrolase, giving the protein MKNYKGFLIDLDGTVYKGTEKITEAIDFVKELHRKGLPYLFLTNNSTKHPSDVAKKLTDMGVPCETEHVFTTSMATASYIKEQQADAKVCAIGEEGLHMALNDCGLEQVDERADYVVMGLDREITYDKLAKGALNIRAGAKFVATNGDVALPTERGFLPGAGSLISVLSVTTGVEPKFIGKPQSIMVEQALEVLGTSKEDTLMIGDNYATDILAGINAGIDSLLVHTGVTTPEDLKTIEKQPTYTISSLSEWIFAE; this is encoded by the coding sequence ATGAAGAATTACAAGGGATTTTTAATTGATTTAGATGGAACGGTTTATAAAGGAACGGAAAAGATTACAGAAGCAATTGATTTTGTAAAAGAACTGCATCGCAAAGGTCTCCCATACTTATTTCTTACTAATAATTCGACCAAGCATCCGAGTGATGTGGCAAAAAAATTAACAGACATGGGTGTGCCGTGTGAGACGGAGCATGTTTTTACTACCAGTATGGCAACAGCAAGCTATATTAAAGAGCAACAGGCAGATGCCAAGGTCTGTGCAATTGGTGAAGAAGGCTTGCATATGGCATTGAATGACTGCGGATTAGAGCAAGTGGACGAGCGGGCAGATTATGTCGTCATGGGCCTTGACCGTGAGATTACCTATGATAAATTGGCAAAAGGTGCATTGAATATTCGTGCTGGTGCTAAATTCGTAGCGACAAATGGTGATGTTGCATTACCAACTGAGCGTGGTTTTCTTCCGGGAGCTGGTTCATTAATTTCTGTTCTTTCTGTTACAACAGGAGTGGAGCCGAAATTTATCGGAAAGCCGCAATCGATAATGGTCGAGCAAGCTCTTGAAGTATTAGGCACTTCAAAAGAAGATACCTTGATGATTGGCGATAATTATGCAACAGATATACTAGCCGGTATTAATGCTGGGATAGATTCATTATTGGTGCACACAGGAGTGACGACACCTGAAGATTTGAAGACAATTGAAAAACAGCCAACCTATACAATTTCCAGCCTGTCCGAATGGATTTTTGCAGAATAA
- the zwf gene encoding glucose-6-phosphate dehydrogenase, which translates to MTTNNPKAVIVIFGATGDLANRKLYPSIYRLYRNGKLSDNFAVIGVARRPLTNEDFRNNVKESISGFDDAHIDPDEFASHFHYNPFDIQDLEHYEKLEQLIKELDGKYKTDGNRLFYFSMAPNFFGTLAANLKSEGLTTTEGWTRLVIEKPFGHDYESAKELNDQIREAFTEDQIYRIDHYLGKEMVQNIEVIRFANALFEPLWNNQYISNIQITSSEILGVEERGRYYDGAGALKDMVQNHMLQMLALIAMDPPIKLTPEEIRSEKVKALRALRVINEDEVDKYFVRGQYDKGIVNGEELPAYREGNGVDPESNTDTFVAAKLMIDNFRWAGVPFYIRTGKRMKQKSTEIVVEFKDLPMNLYYGKEHETKSNLLVIHVQPHEGITLHVNAKKGDYNASSTPITLSYDNNSDDKMNTPEAYEILLHDCMRGDSTNFTHWDEVALTWKFVDNIANAWSKSKADFPNYESGSNGPKEADQLLLQDGLEWWDVTPE; encoded by the coding sequence ATGACAACGAATAACCCCAAAGCAGTAATTGTGATTTTTGGCGCAACAGGGGATTTAGCAAACAGAAAGCTTTATCCTTCCATTTACAGACTTTATCGTAACGGAAAGTTATCTGATAACTTCGCAGTAATAGGTGTTGCAAGAAGACCTCTTACTAATGAAGACTTTCGTAATAATGTAAAAGAATCAATCAGTGGTTTCGACGATGCACATATTGATCCAGACGAATTTGCAAGTCATTTCCATTACAATCCATTTGATATTCAAGACTTAGAACATTATGAGAAATTAGAACAACTTATTAAAGAGCTCGATGGGAAATATAAAACAGATGGGAATCGATTATTTTACTTCTCCATGGCTCCTAACTTCTTCGGGACATTGGCAGCTAACCTGAAATCAGAAGGTTTAACCACCACTGAAGGATGGACTCGCCTCGTTATTGAGAAGCCTTTCGGACATGATTATGAGTCTGCGAAAGAATTGAATGATCAGATTCGCGAAGCATTTACAGAAGATCAAATTTATCGTATTGATCATTATCTTGGTAAGGAAATGGTTCAGAATATCGAAGTAATCCGTTTTGCGAATGCATTATTTGAACCACTGTGGAACAATCAGTACATTTCCAATATCCAAATTACATCTAGTGAAATTTTAGGTGTGGAAGAACGTGGGCGTTATTATGATGGTGCCGGAGCATTGAAAGACATGGTGCAGAACCATATGCTGCAAATGCTTGCCCTTATTGCAATGGATCCGCCAATTAAGTTAACACCGGAAGAAATTCGCAGTGAGAAAGTAAAGGCATTGCGTGCATTACGTGTGATCAACGAAGATGAAGTCGATAAATATTTCGTCCGCGGACAATATGATAAAGGGATCGTGAATGGCGAAGAGCTGCCTGCTTATCGCGAAGGTAATGGGGTCGATCCTGAATCCAATACAGATACATTTGTCGCAGCGAAATTAATGATTGATAACTTCCGCTGGGCAGGTGTACCGTTCTACATTCGAACTGGTAAACGAATGAAACAAAAATCAACTGAGATTGTAGTAGAGTTTAAAGATTTACCAATGAATCTTTATTACGGAAAAGAACATGAAACAAAATCTAATTTATTAGTCATTCACGTACAACCACATGAAGGGATTACTTTACACGTTAACGCGAAAAAAGGTGACTATAACGCATCTTCTACTCCGATCACATTGAGCTATGATAATAACTCAGATGACAAAATGAACACACCGGAAGCATATGAAATTCTGTTACATGACTGTATGCGCGGTGATTCAACGAACTTTACGCATTGGGATGAAGTAGCATTAACTTGGAAGTTTGTTGATAACATTGCAAATGCATGGTCTAAATCGAAGGCCGACTTCCCTAACTATGAATCAGGAAGCAACGGCCCGAAAGAAGCAGATCAATTACTACTCCAAGATGGGTTGGAATGGTGGGACGTTACACCAGAATAA
- a CDS encoding cyclase family protein, whose amino-acid sequence MMKCYDISMEIQPTMQVWEDIKSKKPKFDTKTFGHVTDTTLTLNAHTGTHIDAPLHMINDAETFESIAIERLVRDVKVLHLGAAKDGITRQDLEAHTIKKNDFLLLKTNNSDHSSDHFDYEFIYLTEEAANYLIEKEIEGVGIDTLGIERSQEGNPTHRNLFGNNIIIIEGLRLKEIAPGNYFMVAAPLKLIGTEAAPARVLLFDQKQL is encoded by the coding sequence ATGATGAAATGTTACGATATATCAATGGAAATCCAACCGACGATGCAGGTTTGGGAGGATATTAAAAGTAAAAAGCCGAAATTCGATACGAAAACATTCGGACATGTCACGGATACAACACTTACATTAAATGCTCATACCGGTACACATATCGATGCTCCCTTACACATGATCAATGACGCAGAAACCTTTGAATCAATTGCTATAGAACGTCTGGTACGTGATGTGAAGGTACTTCATCTAGGTGCAGCAAAAGATGGTATAACACGTCAGGATTTGGAAGCGCATACGATTAAGAAGAACGATTTCCTTTTATTAAAAACTAATAACTCTGACCATTCATCTGATCATTTTGACTATGAGTTTATTTATTTAACGGAAGAGGCGGCAAATTATTTAATTGAGAAAGAGATTGAAGGCGTCGGAATCGACACGCTAGGCATCGAACGCAGCCAGGAAGGTAACCCCACTCATCGCAATCTTTTTGGAAATAACATTATTATTATCGAAGGGTTACGGTTAAAAGAAATAGCACCAGGCAATTACTTCATGGTCGCTGCTCCGTTAAAACTAATCGGAACCGAAGCCGCACCCGCACGTGTACTATTATTTGATCAAAAGCAGTTATAA
- the gndA gene encoding NADP-dependent phosphogluconate dehydrogenase has product MSKQQFGVIGLAVMGKNLALNVESRGYSVAVFNRTYQKTKDFLDNEAAGKNFVGAETIEEFVNSLEKPRKIMLMVQAGPATDATIASLKPLLDEGDILIDGGNTFFKDTMRRNAELDESGIHFIGTGVSGGEEGALKGPSIMPGGQKEAYDKVAPIFEAISAKVDNEPCVTYIGPNGAGHYVKMVHNGIEYGDMQLICEAYFIMKNVLGLSAEELHEVFGEWNKGELDSYLIEITTDIFKKKDKETGKPMVDVILDTAGQKGTGKWTSQSSLDLGVPLPVITESVFARFISAMKEERVAASKVLQGPSAQDKPYEGDKDELIEAIRKALYMSKIVSYAQGFAQMRAASEENDWNLRYGDISMIFRGGCIIRAQFLQKIKEAYDRDPALANLLLDPYFKEIVESYQTSLRKVLSIAMERGIPVPGFASALAYYDSYRTETLPANLLQAQRDYFGAHTYQRIDKEGVFHTEWLED; this is encoded by the coding sequence ATGTCAAAACAACAATTTGGTGTGATAGGTCTTGCCGTAATGGGTAAAAACCTTGCTTTGAACGTAGAAAGCAGAGGTTATTCTGTAGCGGTATTTAACAGAACTTATCAGAAGACAAAAGATTTTTTAGATAACGAAGCGGCTGGCAAAAACTTTGTTGGTGCAGAAACAATCGAAGAATTTGTTAATTCATTAGAAAAGCCTCGTAAGATCATGCTTATGGTACAAGCTGGCCCTGCAACAGATGCAACGATCGCATCTTTAAAACCATTGCTTGACGAAGGCGATATCCTTATCGATGGTGGTAACACATTCTTCAAAGATACAATGCGCCGTAATGCAGAGCTGGATGAATCAGGTATCCACTTTATCGGAACAGGTGTATCCGGCGGGGAAGAAGGAGCACTTAAAGGACCTTCTATCATGCCTGGTGGTCAAAAAGAAGCGTATGATAAAGTAGCGCCAATTTTTGAAGCTATTTCTGCAAAAGTAGACAATGAACCATGTGTGACATATATCGGACCAAATGGTGCAGGTCACTATGTGAAAATGGTACACAACGGTATCGAGTATGGCGATATGCAGTTAATCTGTGAAGCATACTTCATTATGAAGAATGTACTTGGATTAAGTGCAGAGGAATTACATGAAGTGTTTGGCGAATGGAACAAAGGTGAACTGGATAGTTACCTAATCGAAATTACAACAGACATCTTCAAGAAGAAAGACAAAGAAACTGGTAAGCCAATGGTAGATGTGATCCTTGATACTGCTGGTCAAAAAGGTACAGGTAAATGGACGAGCCAAAGCTCATTAGACTTAGGTGTACCATTACCAGTTATCACAGAATCTGTTTTTGCACGTTTCATCTCAGCGATGAAAGAAGAGCGTGTAGCAGCAAGCAAAGTATTACAAGGACCATCTGCTCAAGACAAGCCATATGAAGGCGATAAGGATGAGCTAATCGAAGCGATCCGTAAAGCTCTTTACATGAGTAAAATTGTTTCTTATGCACAAGGCTTTGCACAAATGCGTGCCGCTTCTGAAGAAAATGACTGGAACTTACGTTATGGTGACATCTCCATGATCTTCCGTGGTGGTTGTATCATCCGTGCACAGTTCTTACAAAAAATCAAAGAAGCGTATGACCGCGATCCAGCATTGGCAAACTTGTTATTAGATCCATATTTCAAAGAAATCGTAGAAAGCTACCAAACGTCACTACGTAAAGTACTCTCTATTGCAATGGAACGTGGAATTCCAGTACCAGGCTTCGCAAGTGCATTAGCTTACTATGACAGCTATCGTACGGAAACACTTCCAGCGAACCTCCTGCAAGCACAACGTGACTACTTCGGAGCGCACACTTATCAACGAATTGATAAAGAAGGCGTGTTCCATACAGAGTGGTTAGAGGATTAA
- a CDS encoding Cof-type HAD-IIB family hydrolase, translating to MKKDIQLIALDMDGTLLDNNHQVSEQNKQAIKQAKAKGVEVIISTGRHYQTSGDIAKELGVHYLITVNGSEIWTMTGELIARQTVDAEIIKKLVDIKEEHQTWAWLSSTENIWRGEVPEDLLVHQWLKFGFDTDNPETKEKIIKTISSWNDIEVSNSSPTNIEVNAVGVNKAAAIEVVCKKIGITMSQVMAMGDSLNDIKMIMEAGTGVAMGNAQDEVKQAADWVTEANHQDGVAKAIEKWVL from the coding sequence ATGAAAAAAGATATACAGCTAATTGCTTTGGATATGGATGGCACACTTCTTGATAATAACCATCAAGTGTCCGAACAGAACAAGCAAGCAATTAAACAAGCTAAGGCAAAAGGTGTAGAAGTGATTATTTCTACAGGACGACATTACCAGACGAGTGGAGATATTGCAAAAGAATTAGGTGTGCACTATTTGATCACAGTAAATGGCAGTGAGATATGGACAATGACAGGAGAGTTAATTGCTCGCCAGACAGTTGATGCTGAGATTATTAAGAAGTTAGTAGATATCAAAGAAGAACATCAGACATGGGCCTGGCTATCTTCAACGGAAAACATCTGGAGAGGTGAAGTACCGGAGGATTTATTAGTGCATCAGTGGCTTAAGTTTGGCTTTGATACCGATAATCCGGAAACGAAAGAAAAGATCATCAAAACGATTAGCAGCTGGAACGACATTGAGGTAAGTAATTCCAGTCCAACCAATATTGAGGTAAATGCTGTCGGAGTTAACAAGGCAGCAGCTATTGAAGTTGTCTGTAAGAAAATAGGAATCACTATGTCCCAAGTAATGGCGATGGGAGACAGCTTAAATGATATCAAAATGATCATGGAAGCTGGCACTGGTGTTGCGATGGGCAATGCCCAGGACGAAGTAAAGCAAGCGGCAGACTGGGTCACGGAGGCTAATCATCAGGACGGTGTAGCAAAAGCGATTGAAAAATGGGTTTTATAA
- a CDS encoding ACT domain-containing protein has translation MQNRAVVSVVGKDQVGIISKVTTILSENNVNIHDISQTILQDFFTMIMLIDINDPSNLATLQDKFKPVESELGLNINIQLEDVFQAMHRV, from the coding sequence ATGCAAAATCGTGCAGTTGTTAGTGTAGTAGGTAAAGACCAGGTAGGTATTATTTCGAAAGTAACCACTATTTTATCAGAAAATAATGTGAATATACATGATATTAGCCAGACCATTTTACAGGATTTCTTTACGATGATTATGTTGATCGATATCAACGACCCAAGTAACCTTGCAACATTGCAGGATAAATTCAAGCCGGTTGAGTCAGAATTAGGGTTGAATATTAATATTCAACTTGAAGATGTCTTTCAGGCAATGCACCGCGTATAG
- a CDS encoding PFL family protein, whose product MPIAFTEIQETIRMVEMEHLDIRTVTMGISLRDCADHDFEIVKQKVYDKITSYAKNLQSTANQVAKEYGVPIINKRIAISPAAEILGNASKEQAIELAETLDKAAQTLGVDFIGGFSALVHKGISNGDQVLLDALPEALSNTERVCASISVATTRTGINMDAVAKMGQVIHETATLTKDNNSIGCAKLVVFCNPVEDNPFMAGAFHGAGEGEAVLSVGVSGPGVVLHALKRYPDADLGEVSEVIKKTAFKITRAGELIGRVVADQLNVPFGIMDLSLAPTNALNDSVAEILEEIGLERVGTHGTIAALALMNDAVKKGGAMASSYVGGLSGAFIPVSEDNGMIRGIEDGALSLSKLEAMTCVCSVGLDMIALEGKASPETLAAIIADEAAIGMINKKTTAVRVIPVIGKEEGETVEFGGLLGRAPIIGVNQFAPDKFIQRGGRIPAPLQSLIN is encoded by the coding sequence ATGCCGATAGCTTTTACAGAAATTCAAGAGACGATTCGAATGGTCGAGATGGAACACCTCGATATTAGAACTGTTACGATGGGAATCAGCCTTCGTGATTGCGCAGACCATGATTTTGAAATAGTAAAGCAAAAAGTGTATGACAAGATCACGTCCTATGCAAAAAACCTGCAATCAACTGCCAATCAGGTAGCTAAAGAATATGGTGTTCCAATCATTAATAAACGAATCGCCATTTCCCCTGCCGCTGAAATTCTTGGCAATGCCAGCAAGGAACAGGCGATTGAGCTTGCAGAAACTTTAGATAAAGCAGCACAAACTTTAGGTGTTGATTTTATTGGTGGATTCTCTGCATTAGTCCACAAAGGTATTTCCAATGGAGATCAAGTGCTATTGGATGCACTACCAGAAGCATTAAGCAATACAGAACGAGTATGTGCTTCCATTTCCGTTGCAACGACTCGGACTGGCATCAATATGGATGCTGTCGCAAAAATGGGGCAAGTCATTCATGAAACAGCTACCTTAACCAAGGATAACAATAGTATCGGCTGTGCCAAACTTGTTGTTTTCTGTAACCCGGTGGAAGACAATCCATTTATGGCTGGTGCTTTCCACGGAGCTGGCGAAGGTGAAGCGGTCTTAAGTGTCGGAGTTAGTGGGCCAGGTGTTGTACTTCATGCCTTGAAACGCTATCCAGATGCCGACTTAGGTGAAGTATCAGAAGTCATTAAAAAAACAGCATTCAAAATCACCCGTGCAGGAGAACTAATTGGTAGAGTCGTCGCCGATCAATTAAATGTGCCTTTTGGTATCATGGATTTATCACTCGCTCCAACGAATGCATTAAATGATAGTGTAGCTGAGATCTTGGAAGAAATCGGGCTGGAACGTGTCGGAACCCATGGTACAATCGCTGCTCTAGCATTAATGAATGATGCTGTTAAAAAAGGTGGTGCAATGGCGAGTTCATATGTCGGTGGTCTCAGTGGTGCTTTCATTCCTGTCAGTGAAGATAACGGTATGATTCGCGGAATTGAAGACGGTGCACTAAGCCTCTCCAAATTAGAGGCGATGACGTGTGTTTGTTCTGTCGGTCTGGATATGATCGCACTAGAAGGAAAAGCATCACCGGAAACACTGGCAGCCATCATTGCCGATGAAGCAGCAATTGGTATGATTAATAAGAAAACCACTGCTGTCCGTGTCATCCCTGTTATTGGCAAGGAAGAAGGCGAAACAGTAGAATTTGGTGGTCTGCTAGGACGCGCTCCAATTATTGGAGTGAATCAGTTCGCACCTGACAAATTTATTCAACGCGGCGGCAGAATCCCAGCTCCGTTACAATCATTGATCAATTAA
- a CDS encoding methionine ABC transporter ATP-binding protein yields the protein MIKIKNLSKLYQTKTQSVQAVDDVSLTIDKGEIFGVIGYSGAGKSTFVRLINRLEEPTDGSVVIHDKDITKMQHNELRNNRQKIGMIFQHFNLLWSRTVYDNIAFPLEIAGVPKAKRKEKVLELINLVGLSGKEENYPSQLSGGQKQRVGIARALANDPEVLLCDEATSALDPETTDDILDLLVSINKKLGLTIILITHEMHVIQQICHRVAVMENGKVVESGEVLDVFVRPQSKTTQRFVQQLNPLEHDKNNLSAFINDLDDSEVVKVHFIGNSAKRALISEVSKKFDVEINILQGSISPTQEGAYGTLYIEVNGNNDVIRESLDFMQNEGVEVEVLKHV from the coding sequence ATGATTAAGATAAAAAATTTGTCGAAATTATATCAGACAAAAACGCAATCCGTTCAAGCGGTTGATGATGTCTCGTTAACAATAGATAAAGGCGAAATATTTGGTGTAATTGGATATAGTGGTGCCGGTAAAAGTACATTTGTCCGTTTGATCAATCGCCTCGAAGAACCGACTGACGGCTCAGTGGTTATTCATGATAAAGATATTACCAAAATGCAACACAATGAGTTGCGGAATAATCGACAAAAAATCGGGATGATTTTTCAGCATTTTAACCTGTTATGGTCGCGAACTGTTTATGACAACATCGCGTTTCCACTTGAAATAGCTGGTGTTCCCAAAGCAAAAAGAAAAGAAAAAGTGCTTGAATTAATCAATCTTGTTGGACTTTCAGGCAAAGAAGAAAATTATCCATCGCAATTAAGTGGTGGTCAAAAGCAAAGAGTCGGGATTGCCAGAGCTCTCGCAAATGACCCTGAAGTGTTGTTATGTGATGAAGCAACTTCCGCTTTAGATCCTGAAACAACAGATGACATTTTGGACCTGTTAGTTTCCATCAATAAAAAATTAGGATTAACGATTATCCTGATTACCCATGAGATGCACGTTATCCAGCAAATATGTCATCGTGTTGCTGTTATGGAAAACGGGAAAGTTGTAGAGTCTGGTGAGGTATTAGATGTGTTTGTCAGACCGCAATCAAAAACAACACAACGATTCGTTCAGCAGCTGAATCCGTTAGAACATGACAAAAATAATCTGTCGGCTTTCATTAATGACCTTGACGACAGTGAAGTGGTCAAAGTGCACTTTATCGGCAACAGTGCGAAACGTGCACTAATCAGTGAAGTATCCAAGAAATTCGATGTCGAAATAAATATTTTGCAAGGCTCAATTTCTCCCACACAGGAAGGTGCCTACGGGACATTGTATATTGAAGTAAACGGCAATAATGATGTAATCAGAGAGTCCCTAGACTTTATGCAAAATGAAGGTGTAGAAGTTGAGGTGTTAAAGCATGTTTAA
- a CDS encoding methionine ABC transporter permease gives MFKEWFPNVVPADLWEATAETFYMTIVSVIGTLIFGILLGLLLFLTERGNLWQNRPINFVTAAVVNIFRAIPFIILILLLFPFTDFLVGTIRGWKAALPALIIGAAPFYARLVEIGLKEVDKGVIEAAKAMGAKTSTIIFKVLLPESLPALISGLTVTAIALIGYTAMAGAIGAGGLGSLAYLQGFQRRDFDVILACTILIIIIVFIFQFIGDFLSKKIDKR, from the coding sequence ATGTTTAAAGAATGGTTTCCGAATGTCGTTCCTGCAGATTTATGGGAAGCAACAGCAGAAACATTTTATATGACGATCGTATCCGTTATCGGTACGTTAATCTTTGGAATCTTACTCGGTTTACTTTTATTCCTAACGGAGAGAGGTAACCTCTGGCAAAATCGGCCAATCAATTTTGTTACGGCTGCGGTCGTTAACATATTCCGGGCGATTCCGTTCATTATATTAATATTGCTACTATTTCCATTCACAGACTTTTTAGTTGGCACGATCAGAGGATGGAAAGCAGCATTACCTGCCCTCATCATTGGTGCAGCTCCGTTCTATGCTCGTTTAGTTGAAATTGGGTTGAAAGAAGTTGACAAAGGTGTAATTGAAGCAGCAAAAGCAATGGGAGCAAAAACATCTACGATAATTTTCAAAGTATTGTTACCTGAATCATTGCCAGCTCTTATTTCAGGCTTAACAGTAACAGCTATTGCCTTAATCGGCTATACCGCAATGGCGGGGGCTATTGGTGCAGGGGGACTTGGTAGCTTAGCTTACTTACAAGGTTTCCAACGCCGCGATTTTGATGTGATTCTGGCATGTACGATTCTCATCATTATCATTGTATTTATATTCCAATTTATTGGGGATTTCCTATCCAAGAAGATAGACAAACGATAA